The proteins below come from a single Pseudanabaena sp. BC1403 genomic window:
- the ybeY gene encoding rRNA maturation RNase YbeY, with translation MSIDLYCEIYPEVADRHPISLKQWQEWFEKWEVYLQSEQAIADGEYELSLAITDDLTIQKLNLQYRQLDRPTDVLSFAALESDVPEIPSDDSDYIEPIYLGDIIISQTTAIRQAEERSHSLTYELAWLAAHGLLHLLGWDHPDDESLEAMLKQQDLMLQLVSL, from the coding sequence TTGAGTATTGATTTGTACTGTGAAATCTATCCTGAAGTTGCCGATCGCCATCCGATCTCACTGAAGCAATGGCAAGAATGGTTTGAAAAGTGGGAGGTATATCTCCAATCTGAGCAGGCGATCGCAGATGGAGAATACGAGCTATCACTAGCAATTACCGATGATTTAACAATTCAAAAATTAAATTTGCAATATCGGCAACTGGATCGCCCCACTGATGTTTTGTCTTTTGCTGCTTTAGAGTCAGATGTGCCAGAGATTCCCAGTGATGACTCTGACTATATTGAACCCATTTATTTGGGAGATATCATCATTTCTCAGACTACGGCAATTAGGCAAGCGGAGGAACGTAGTCATTCACTAACCTATGAATTAGCTTGGCTAGCGGCTCACGGTTTGTTGCATTTATTAGGATGGGATCACCCTGACGATGAAAGCCTAGAGGCGATGCTAAAACAGCAAGACCTAATGTTGCAGCTAGTTTCACTATAA
- a CDS encoding diacylglycerol kinase family protein, which yields MNNDLSLSRLFLFKSTLSQPMTKTDNLETSEQDAAQRNDSFQIATNLLLSFKYAGQGVGYAFRTQRNFRIHLIIGVTALSLSLYFHLSAVACSIISLTIALVLVLELLNTALEAVVDLTVGREFHQLAKIAKDCAAGAVLIAAIAALLIASVLLLPNILKALF from the coding sequence ATGAACAATGATTTATCGCTATCAAGACTATTTTTGTTTAAATCGACTTTATCCCAGCCAATGACAAAGACTGATAACTTAGAAACATCTGAACAGGATGCAGCCCAACGCAACGATTCTTTTCAAATTGCCACAAATTTGCTGCTTAGTTTCAAATATGCTGGTCAGGGTGTTGGCTATGCTTTTCGGACACAGCGCAATTTTCGGATTCATCTGATCATTGGCGTGACTGCATTGTCTCTAAGTCTTTATTTCCACCTATCAGCCGTCGCCTGCTCGATTATTAGCTTGACGATCGCCCTAGTACTAGTGTTGGAATTATTGAATACAGCTCTGGAAGCAGTGGTTGATTTGACTGTGGGGCGAGAGTTTCATCAGTTAGCTAAAATTGCCAAGGATTGCGCTGCTGGAGCAGTACTAATTGCAGCGATTGCCGCTTTGCTAATTGCTAGCGTGCTATTATTGCCCAATATCTTGAAAGCGTTATTTTGA